One Bacillota bacterium LX-D genomic window carries:
- the dusB gene encoding tRNA dihydrouridine synthase DusB gives MQIGALKVQPNVISAPIAGVSDKAFRLLAKEHGCHLVFTEMISDKALLFNNPKTYQLLDLEGEKYPIAVQIFGSEPEIMAKAAQIVARSGAAIIDINMGCPTPKIVRNGEGAALMRKPELAFQIVESVVKSVDIPVTVKIRKGWNDQEQNAVVFAQGLEAAGAQCITIHGRTRDQLYSGKADWDIISQVVQAVKIPVIGNGDIFEPLDAQEMMKKTNCAGVMIARGSFGNPWLFSRTIAFLDGKLLPEPSWEERITTAIRHLELVVAFKGEAIGVKEMRKHIAWYVKGGPNAARIREKINRLDEFSSVKKFLQNILE, from the coding sequence TTGCAAATCGGTGCACTAAAGGTACAACCAAATGTTATTTCCGCTCCTATAGCTGGGGTAAGTGATAAAGCATTTCGCTTGTTAGCTAAAGAGCATGGCTGTCATTTAGTCTTTACAGAAATGATTAGTGATAAAGCACTCCTTTTCAATAATCCTAAAACTTATCAACTGTTAGATTTGGAAGGTGAAAAATACCCCATAGCAGTTCAAATCTTTGGCTCAGAACCGGAAATTATGGCTAAGGCTGCCCAAATTGTTGCCAGGAGCGGTGCTGCTATAATAGATATTAACATGGGTTGCCCAACCCCTAAAATTGTGAGGAATGGAGAAGGGGCAGCATTAATGCGCAAGCCGGAACTTGCTTTCCAAATTGTTGAGAGTGTAGTAAAAAGTGTAGATATTCCTGTTACCGTAAAAATACGTAAAGGTTGGAACGATCAAGAACAAAATGCAGTAGTATTTGCTCAGGGTTTAGAGGCTGCCGGGGCTCAGTGCATTACCATCCATGGCCGGACAAGGGACCAGCTTTATTCAGGCAAGGCTGATTGGGACATTATTAGTCAGGTAGTCCAGGCAGTTAAGATACCTGTTATCGGAAATGGGGATATTTTTGAACCTCTAGATGCGCAAGAAATGATGAAAAAAACAAATTGTGCAGGAGTAATGATTGCTAGAGGAAGCTTTGGTAATCCTTGGCTCTTTAGCCGTACAATTGCCTTTCTAGATGGTAAATTGCTGCCGGAACCATCCTGGGAAGAAAGAATTACTACGGCTATACGCCATTTAGAACTAGTCGTTGCTTTTAAAGGAGAAGCAATTGGAGTTAAGGAAATGCGTAAACATATAGCCTGGTATGTTAAGGGTGGCCCCAATGCTGCAAGAATAAGGGAAAAGATTAACCGGTTAGATGAATTTAGTAGTGTAAAAAAATTTTTGCAAAATATTTTAGAATAA
- a CDS encoding type III pantothenate kinase yields the protein MLLLCDIGNTNIVLGIYKDNKIVSHWRISTDRLKTSDEYGILLQQLFLANGFNFKEIKAAVLASVVPPLNNVLENTFKKYLGIVPLLIGPGVKTGIPIIFDNPKEVGADRIVNAVAAYAKYGGPCIVVDFGTATTYDAISAKGEYLGGAIAPGIGISAEALFQHAAKLPKIELIKPKNVIGKSTIVCMQSGIIYGYLGQIEGIVKKMKKELGGQAFVVATGGLASLFSEETKYIDHVDQLLTLDGLIIIYQRNQQ from the coding sequence ATGCTCTTACTATGTGATATTGGCAATACAAATATCGTTTTAGGTATTTATAAGGATAATAAAATAGTTTCTCATTGGAGAATATCTACAGACCGTTTAAAAACTTCAGATGAATACGGGATACTCTTGCAGCAATTATTTTTAGCCAATGGTTTTAATTTTAAAGAAATTAAGGCTGCGGTCCTGGCATCTGTTGTTCCTCCTTTAAACAATGTATTGGAAAATACTTTTAAAAAGTACTTAGGTATAGTTCCTTTGCTGATAGGGCCTGGTGTAAAGACTGGCATACCCATTATTTTTGATAATCCAAAAGAGGTAGGGGCTGATAGGATCGTCAATGCTGTAGCTGCTTACGCTAAATATGGAGGACCATGTATTGTTGTGGATTTTGGTACAGCAACAACCTACGACGCTATTTCCGCTAAAGGAGAATATTTAGGTGGAGCTATTGCACCTGGGATTGGCATTTCGGCAGAAGCATTATTTCAGCATGCAGCTAAACTGCCTAAAATAGAATTAATCAAGCCTAAAAATGTCATTGGCAAAAGCACTATAGTCTGCATGCAATCCGGGATTATTTATGGCTACTTAGGTCAAATTGAGGGCATAGTAAAAAAGATGAAAAAAGAACTGGGTGGACAGGCATTTGTGGTAGCAACTGGGGGATTAGCTTCATTGTTTTCCGAAGAGACAAAATATATTGATCATGTAGACCAGCTTTTGACCCTGGATGGTCTTATTATTATTTACCAACGTAATCAACAATGA
- the ftsH gene encoding ATP-dependent zinc metalloprotease FtsH, whose product MKRILKNLAIYLLLILIVVSLVKLTTPPQKDIKQMIFSEFYQHFQQGEVKKVKIVTDNDTYKITGELKNGTRFTTEAARDDRLPVLLAEKGVETDTKGAAGPPWWISLFGTLLPILLLVGLFIFMMQQTQGGGSRVMQFGKSRAKLHTDEKKRVTFQDVAGADEVKEELEEVVEFLKNPKKFNELGAKIPKGVLLFGPPGTGKTLLARAVAGEAGVPFFSISGSDFVEMFVGVGASRVRDLFDQAKKNSPCIVFIDEIDAVGRQRGAGLGGGHDEREQTLNQLLVEMDGFSANEGIIIIAATNRPDILDPALLRPGRFDRQIVVDVPDVAGRSAILRVHSKNKPLAETVDLNVLARRTPGFTGADLANLLNEAALLAARRGKKKIGMDELEDSVERVIAGPEKKSRVISDYEKKLVAYHEGGHALVGHYLPHTDPVHKVSIIPRGRAGGYTLLLPKEDRSFMTKSQLLDQVAMLLGGRVAEDLVLKEISTGAQNDLERATDLVRKLITEYGMSEELGPLTFGRKQEQIFLGRDIARDRNYSEAIAFSIDKEARRIMDESYSQAKQILKDHIDKLHLVAKTLIEKETIEAKEFLALMGKDENGDTEEKNEGSNTNQIIEIRQNPVRPKLSFRLGNWDYS is encoded by the coding sequence TTGAAACGTATTTTAAAAAACCTAGCGATTTATTTGCTGTTAATCTTAATAGTAGTTTCGTTAGTTAAATTAACAACTCCTCCACAAAAAGATATAAAGCAAATGATTTTTTCAGAGTTTTATCAGCATTTCCAACAAGGTGAAGTTAAAAAAGTAAAAATAGTAACTGACAATGATACATATAAAATCACCGGCGAATTAAAAAATGGGACTCGGTTTACCACTGAAGCTGCCCGGGACGACAGATTGCCTGTGCTTCTGGCGGAAAAAGGAGTGGAAACTGATACGAAAGGTGCCGCTGGCCCTCCATGGTGGATCAGTTTGTTTGGTACTTTGCTGCCTATTTTGCTTTTGGTAGGTTTGTTCATATTTATGATGCAGCAAACCCAAGGTGGTGGAAGCAGAGTGATGCAATTCGGCAAGAGCAGGGCGAAATTGCATACTGATGAGAAGAAAAGAGTAACTTTTCAAGATGTGGCTGGTGCCGATGAAGTTAAAGAAGAATTAGAAGAAGTAGTTGAGTTCTTAAAAAACCCTAAAAAATTCAATGAATTAGGTGCAAAAATACCTAAAGGTGTATTGCTTTTCGGCCCTCCTGGCACAGGTAAAACCTTATTGGCTAGAGCAGTTGCCGGTGAGGCAGGGGTTCCTTTTTTCAGCATAAGTGGATCTGATTTTGTGGAAATGTTTGTTGGTGTAGGTGCGTCTCGGGTAAGAGATTTATTCGACCAAGCCAAGAAAAATTCCCCCTGTATTGTGTTTATTGATGAAATTGATGCAGTTGGTCGTCAAAGAGGAGCAGGATTAGGAGGGGGTCATGATGAAAGAGAGCAAACTCTTAATCAGCTCTTAGTAGAAATGGATGGATTTAGTGCTAATGAAGGCATTATTATTATTGCCGCTACGAATAGACCCGATATTTTAGACCCAGCATTGCTTCGCCCAGGACGTTTTGATCGTCAAATTGTTGTGGATGTTCCCGATGTAGCAGGAAGAAGCGCCATCTTGAGAGTACACAGCAAGAACAAACCTCTTGCTGAAACCGTAGATTTAAATGTTCTGGCCCGGCGGACACCTGGTTTTACCGGAGCGGATTTGGCGAATTTACTTAATGAAGCAGCTCTTTTGGCTGCCAGAAGGGGTAAAAAGAAAATAGGCATGGATGAATTGGAGGACTCAGTAGAGAGGGTTATTGCAGGGCCTGAAAAGAAATCAAGGGTGATTAGCGATTATGAAAAGAAACTAGTTGCTTATCACGAAGGTGGCCATGCTTTAGTAGGACATTACCTGCCGCATACTGATCCTGTACATAAAGTGTCTATTATACCGCGGGGACGTGCAGGCGGTTATACATTGCTTCTACCTAAGGAAGACCGCAGTTTTATGACTAAGTCCCAACTGTTAGATCAAGTAGCTATGCTTTTGGGAGGAAGGGTAGCGGAAGATTTAGTATTAAAGGAAATAAGTACTGGTGCTCAGAACGATTTGGAGAGAGCAACTGATTTGGTCAGAAAACTAATTACTGAGTATGGCATGTCAGAAGAACTAGGACCTTTAACTTTTGGACGAAAACAAGAGCAGATTTTCTTAGGAAGAGATATTGCTAGAGATCGTAACTATAGTGAGGCAATCGCTTTTTCCATTGATAAAGAAGCACGTCGGATTATGGACGAAAGTTACAGCCAAGCTAAACAAATCTTAAAAGATCATATAGATAAGCTGCACTTAGTTGCCAAAACATTAATTGAAAAAGAAACTATTGAGGCAAAAGAGTTTTTGGCCTTAATGGGTAAGGATGAAAATGGCGATACAGAAGAAAAAAATGAAGGATCAAACACGAATCAAATTATTGAAATCAGGCAGAACCCCGTGCGGCCTAAGTTAAGCTTCCGTTTAGGTAATTGGGATTACAGTTAA
- the ndk gene encoding nucleoside-diphosphate kinase, with protein MERTYVMVKPDGVQRNLVGKIIRRIDSKGYKLIGLKLLQISQEIAAEHYREHQGKSFYSSLVDFITSGPVVAMVWEGKGVVKAMRTLMGATNPLEAAPGTIRGDFGIDIGRNVIHGADSVENAEREIALYFRPEELVSYPKALEQWIYE; from the coding sequence TTGGAAAGAACTTACGTTATGGTTAAGCCTGACGGGGTACAACGTAATCTTGTGGGAAAAATAATCAGAAGAATTGATAGTAAAGGCTATAAATTAATTGGGCTGAAGTTGCTGCAAATTTCACAGGAAATTGCTGCAGAACACTATCGGGAGCATCAAGGTAAGAGTTTTTATAGTAGTCTAGTTGATTTTATTACATCAGGCCCCGTTGTTGCCATGGTTTGGGAAGGCAAAGGAGTAGTTAAAGCAATGCGGACGCTAATGGGTGCTACTAATCCTTTAGAAGCAGCGCCTGGCACTATTCGAGGAGATTTTGGAATTGATATAGGAAGAAATGTTATCCACGGAGCAGATTCAGTAGAAAATGCAGAACGTGAAATAGCCTTATATTTTAGGCCTGAAGAATTGGTTTCTTATCCTAAAGCCTTAGAACAATGGATTTACGAGTAG
- a CDS encoding biotin--[acetyl-CoA-carboxylase] ligase — protein MREKIIDLLKKHPGQYVSGEEISKLLAVSRTAVWKHIKVLQEEGYEISALSKNGYRLERIPDKMLAEEIKNGLETKWLGQEIRYFSEVGSTNNIAKMLGDENAKEGLLVIAEQQNAGRGRLGRNWVSPAGKGLWFSLLLRPKISLLEASQLTIMTVTAIAQVLRNDFNLPVGIKWPNDLLWNGKKVAGILTEVKAEADIVNYVVLGIGINVDMDHNSLPKEIHQTASALSQIKGQPLPRIFLLQKILKGIEVMYEKYLDEGFEFCLKLWKEYNVTLGQEITITTWQKKIKCFAMDLDRMGGLIVLLPDGSRQTFHSGDVTLKNS, from the coding sequence TTGCGAGAGAAGATAATCGATTTATTAAAAAAACATCCAGGCCAATATGTATCTGGAGAGGAAATAAGTAAGCTGCTAGCGGTAAGTAGAACAGCCGTCTGGAAACATATTAAGGTTTTGCAAGAAGAAGGCTATGAAATCTCCGCACTTTCGAAAAACGGTTATCGATTAGAGAGAATTCCCGATAAAATGCTGGCTGAAGAGATTAAAAATGGGTTGGAAACAAAATGGTTAGGTCAGGAAATAAGATATTTTTCTGAAGTCGGCTCTACGAATAATATAGCCAAAATGCTGGGGGACGAAAATGCAAAGGAGGGGCTCTTAGTTATTGCAGAACAACAGAATGCTGGACGAGGGCGCCTGGGCAGGAATTGGGTTTCCCCAGCAGGAAAAGGACTCTGGTTCTCTTTGCTACTACGTCCCAAGATTAGCCTTTTAGAAGCCTCCCAGCTTACAATTATGACGGTAACGGCTATAGCTCAGGTACTGCGCAATGATTTTAATTTACCTGTTGGGATAAAATGGCCAAATGATTTGCTGTGGAATGGCAAAAAAGTTGCTGGAATTCTAACAGAAGTGAAAGCAGAGGCAGATATTGTTAACTATGTAGTCCTCGGCATAGGGATTAATGTTGATATGGACCATAATAGTTTACCAAAAGAAATTCATCAAACAGCTTCCGCCCTCAGTCAAATTAAAGGACAGCCATTGCCCAGGATTTTCTTATTGCAAAAAATTCTAAAGGGTATTGAAGTAATGTATGAAAAATACTTAGATGAAGGTTTTGAATTTTGCTTAAAGCTGTGGAAAGAATATAATGTTACCCTTGGCCAAGAAATTACTATCACAACCTGGCAAAAGAAAATTAAGTGTTTTGCCATGGATCTAGATAGGATGGGTGGGTTAATTGTTCTATTACCAGACGGTTCCCGACAAACATTTCATAGTGGCGATGTAACCTTAAAAAATTCATAA
- a CDS encoding ECF transporter S component encodes MRLATRKVAISGLLGAITVVLGATPLGFIPVPTPAGHATIMHIPVIIGGILEGPIVGLLAGLIFGMYSLMMATAFFSDPIVAILPRLLIGIIAYLVYRPFKNNPVLGGALAAAAGTATNTIGVLSLAVLRGYLPSWKVASVVVITHGLPEMVLAILIVSFVIKALAKYIK; translated from the coding sequence ATGCGTCTTGCAACCAGGAAAGTTGCCATTTCTGGTTTATTAGGGGCAATAACAGTTGTACTTGGTGCAACTCCTTTAGGCTTTATCCCAGTACCGACCCCTGCTGGGCATGCTACCATTATGCACATACCTGTTATTATTGGTGGTATTTTAGAAGGCCCTATCGTAGGTCTTCTTGCTGGCTTAATTTTTGGAATGTACAGCCTGATGATGGCAACAGCTTTCTTTTCTGATCCAATCGTTGCTATTTTGCCTAGGTTGTTGATTGGTATTATTGCTTATTTAGTATATCGGCCTTTTAAAAATAATCCTGTACTTGGGGGGGCTTTGGCTGCTGCAGCTGGAACGGCAACAAATACTATAGGGGTTTTAAGTCTAGCTGTCTTAAGGGGCTACCTACCGTCCTGGAAGGTTGCATCTGTAGTCGTTATAACTCATGGGCTGCCGGAAATGGTTTTAGCTATCTTAATAGTTTCTTTTGTCATTAAAGCTTTAGCAAAATACATAAAGTGA